From the Psilocybe cubensis strain MGC-MH-2018 chromosome 9, whole genome shotgun sequence genome, one window contains:
- a CDS encoding phosphatidylinositol N-acetylglucosaminyltransferase subunit gpi1, with the protein MTSPASGKFMYTTNLTLQNLYDTTRESIVLKELFASDPQRFAKFSKEYNSTYGPPVQILLDLSKNLITEPVLGALLQLVREAGVEKVRDAMFAGEHINTSEDRAVLHVALRNFTDGGLSIAPNEAGVNEVDGVRAHMKEFSEAVRSGAWKGYTGKPIDTIVNIGIGGSDLGPVMVTEALKPYAKRDLKAHFVSNIDGTHIAETLRECNHETTLFIIASKTFTTQETITNAETARSWFLQAAGGASAQSHIAKHFVALSTNTKAVTAFGIDAKNMFQFWDWVGGRYSLWSAIGLSIALVIGWDNFEDLLKGAHGMDKHFKETPLEQNLPVLMAAIGIWYNDFYGAQTLALLPYDQYLHKFADYFQQGDMESNGKSITKGGHKVDYQTGPIIWGASGTNGQHSFYQLVHQGTKLIPTDFLAPATTHNPIEHSKHHRILLSNFFAQPEALAFGKTEEEVRKELGKEGEGNEALVKSKVFAGNRPSTSIMFPLLTPAVLGALIALYEHKIFVQGVVWGINSFDQMGVELGKVLAKKILAQLEKPTDVVGHDSSTTGLIHYYQKHRKE; encoded by the exons ATGACTTCCCCAGCTTCAGGCAAGTTCATGTACACAACAAACCTG ACTCTCCAGAATCTGTATGATACCACCCGCGAGTCCATTGTGCTCAAGGAACTCTTTGCATCGGACCCGCAGAGATTCGCAAAGTTCTCCAAGGAGTACAACTCGACCTATGGCCCGCCAGTGCAGATTCTTCTCGACCTATCCAAGAACTTGATCACCGAACCCGTCCTCGGTGCCCTGCTCCAGCTCGTGCGCGAAGCTGGCGTCGAGAAAGTCCGGGATGCCATGTTCGCAGGCGAGCACATCAACACCTCCGAGGACCGCGCGGTGCTCCATGTTGCTCTGCGCAACTTCACCGACGGCGGGCTCTCGATCGCGCCGAATGAGGCGGGCGTGAACGAGGTCGACGGCGTGCGTGCGCATATGAAGGAATTTTCCGAGGCGGTGCGCTCGGGCGCGTGGAAGGGATACACGGGCAAGCCTATCGACACCATCGTGAACATCGGCATTGGCGGTTCCGATTTGGGCCCTGTTATGGTTACTGAGGCCCTCAAGCCGTACGCGAAGCGCGATTTGAAGGCGCACTTTGTGTCCAACATCGACGGTACACATATCGCGGAGACGCTCAGGGAGTGTAACCATGAAACAaccctcttcatcatcgccaGCAAAACCTTTACCACACAGGAGACCATCACGAACGCGGAGACGGCCCGCAGCTGGTTCCTCCAAGCTGCAGGGGGCGCGAGTGCACAATCGCACATCGCGAAGCACTTCGTCGCGCTCAGCACCAACACAAAGGCGGTCACCGCCTTTGGAATTGATGCAAAAAATATGTTCCAGTTCTGGGACTGGGTCGGTGGAAGGTACAGTCTCTGGAGTGCCATCGGTCTCTCGATCGCTTTGGTCATTGGCTGGGACAATTTCGAGGACTTGCTCAAGGGTGCACATGGAATGGACAAGCATTTCAAAGAGACTCCTCTCGAGCAGAATCTTCCGGTGCTAATGGCTGCCATTGGTATCTGGTACAATGATTTCTACG GCGCCCAAACGCTCGCTCTATTGCCGTACGACCAATACTTGCACAAATTCGCGGATTACTTCCAACAG GGAGATATGGAATCGAACGGAAAATCTATTACCAAAGGCGGACACAAAGTCGACTATCAGACAGGG CCAATCATCTGGGGCGCATCCGGCACAAACGGCCAACACTCGTTCTACCAGCTCGTACACCAAGGCACAAAACTCATCCCCACCGACTTCCTCGCGCCCGCTACGACACACAACCCGATCGAGCACTCCAAGCACCACCGCATCCTGCTCTCCAACTTCTTCGCCCAGCCCGAGGCGCTCGCGTTTGGAAAGACCGAGGAGGAAGTTAGGAAGGAGCTGGGCAAGGAGGGCGAAGGCAACGAGGCGCTGGTGAAGAGCAAAGTCTTCGCTGGGAACCGTCCAAGCACGAGTATCATGTTCCCGCTCCTCACGCCCGCGGTGCTCGGTGCGCTGATTGCGCTGTATGAGCACAAGATCTTCGTGCAGGGTGTTGTGTGGGGTATCAACTCGTTTG ATCAAATGGGTGTCGAGCTCGGTAAGGTGCTCGCGAAGAAGATTCTCGCCCAGCTCGAGAAACCTACAGATGTCGTCGGCCACGACAGTTCG ACAACGGGATTGATCCACTACTACCAAAAGCACAGAAAAGAGTGA
- a CDS encoding Peroxisomal membrane protein PAS20, protein MVSPPKPWERGGAATATSSALPTTSSATTATTTTASNAATASSSQPTVPERPAAFGSTTSTALTSPYSSSPYSRLGAGTYGGGYGGLGSYGGLGSTYGGYGGLGSYGGLGSYGGGYGGIGSYGGLGSYGGYGGYGMGGMGGYGMGMGVGPNGVPLNPDGTPSLTQTLESTTQHTFALLHSIVQTFTGVAQMLESTFMATHSSFFAMVGVAEQFGQLRNALGSVLGLFGLLRWMRELITGRPQGGAGNLNHEFREFINGRPVQGPMGPPPPKASKKPLIFFLLAIFGVPYAMSKLIHILKERAQAQAAANGGLLPGQQLPPLDPSSLTFARALYPFNPSNPAELALKENEIVAITGKLDPRTGAEIDPRIEVEGGQWWKGRTREGREGWFPKNWVEVLERKKTEEPKKVD, encoded by the coding sequence ATGGTATCTCCACCAAAACCCTGGGAGAGAGGTGGGGCAGCGACTGCGACTAGTTCTGCTTTGCCAACTACATCATCAGCAACGACagcgacaacaacaacggctAGCAACGCGGCCACAGCATCGTCGTCTCAGCCAACTGTACCCGAACGGCCTGCGGCATTCGGGAGCACCACATCGACAGCGTTGACCTCTCcttattcttcttctccatatTCGAGACTAGGAGCAGGAACTTATGGTGGAGGATATGGAGGACTCGGATCCTATGGCGGATTGGGATCGACTTACGGTGGATATGGAGGACTAGGCAGCTATGGTGGGCTAGGGTCTTACGGTGGTGGATACGGCGGCATTGGGTCTTATGGCGGACTAGGGTCATATGGCGGCTACGGAGGCTATGGTATGGGCGGTATGGGTGGCTACGGTATGGGCATGGGCGTAGGCCCGAACGGAGTACCTCTGAACCCCGATGGCACACCATCGCTCACACAGACATTGGAGTCAACAACGCAACATACGTTCGCACTACTCCATTCAATTGTGCAGACCTTTACAGGTGTCGCACAGATGCTCGAGTCGACGTTCATGGCCACACACTCATCTTTCTTCGCCATGGTAGGTGTCGCAGAGCAATTCGGCCAGCTACGGAATGCGCTAGGGAGTGTTTTGGGACTATTTGGCTTGCTGAGGTGGATGAGGGAGCTTATTACCGGCCGACCACAAGGTGGGGCTGGTAACCTGAACCACGAATTCAGGGAGTTCATCAACGGCCGACCTGTCCAGGGCCCCATGGGCCCACCACCTCCAAAAGCGAGCAAGAAGCctctcatcttcttccttctcgCTATCTTCGGTGTACCATACGCCATGTCGAAACTTATCCATATCCTCAAAGAGCGTGCGCAAGCTCAGGCAGCTGCCAACGGTGGCCTACTTCCCGGCCAGCAGCTTCCTCCCCTTGATCCATCATCCCTTACATTCGCAAGGGCTCTGTACCCATTCAACCCATCCAACCCCGCTGAACTCGCTTTGAAAGAGAACGAGATCGTAGCGATCACTGGCAAGCTTGATCCACGCACAGGAGCTGAAATTGACCCACGGATAGAGGTAGAGGGCGGCCAGTGGTGGAAAGGCCGAACGAGAGAAGGGCGCGAAGGATGGTTCCCGAAGAACTGGGTGGAGGTGCTAGAACGAAAAAAGACTGAAGAACCAAAGAAGGTCGATTAA
- a CDS encoding putative oxidoreductase (putative oxidoreductase C663.08c): protein MPSWLITGANRGIGYSTVEALLQDDSNFVIATSRNASAPSLVALSARYPKTLRVIELDIESPTSIEKAVIASTPLLPSGLDYLINNAAKNPQPSTKFEDLDLDVFGYEMQLSTVIPLRVSRAFLPLVKKSEMKKIIFVSSVLASFETTFVMVNQMNAYSVGKASLNMLTRKWGASLKYDGVTTAAIHPGWTKTELSDCLTDWISTYAPQIPRLTTDEAAACLIKTSEALALEKTGLFWNFDGSNLAW from the exons ATGCCTTCGTGGTTGATTACCGGCGCTAATAGGGGGATTGGGTACAGCACAGTTGAAGCCTTG CTGCAAGATGACTCCAATTTTGTCATTGCCACGAGTCGTAATGCCTCCGCTCCATCGCTCGTTGCATTATCTGCAAGATACCCTAAGACACTGAGGGTAATCGAGCTCGACATCGAGAGCCCAACAAGCATAGAAAAGGCTGTGATCGCTTCCACCCCACTCCTTCCATCCGGGCTCGACTACCTCATCAACAACGCCGCGAAGAACCCACAGCCGAGCACCAAATTCGAGgaccttgaccttgatgTATTCGGTTATGAGATGCAGCTGAGCACTGTTATACCTTTACGCGTCTCACGCGCGTTTCTCCCGCTGGTTAAGAAGAGCGAAATGAAGAAGATAATATTCGTCAGCTCGGTGCTGGCGTCTTTCGAGACCACGTTTGTGATGGTAAACCAAATGAACGCATACAGCGTTGGGAAAGCTAGTTTGAACAT GCTCACGCGTAAATGGGGCGCGTCCTTGAAGTATGACGGTGTCACAACAGCTGCCATCCATCCAG GTTGGACGAAAACGGAGCTTAGCGACTGCCTCACTGACTGGATATCCACATATGCACCACAGATACCACGACTCACCACCGATGAAGCTGCTGCATGCTTGATCAAAACATCCGAGGCTCTCGCTCTCGAGAAAACAGGACTATTTTGGAACTTTGATGGATCGAACCTGGCATGGTAG
- a CDS encoding Peptidase S41 family protein ustP, translated as MIFLHRLRAYLLLASLIASATATTAARDPCAVIGGQKWVAPKDLRACFTSVKVDPVIKDNIIQVINKTLGFHTSVNYEFKAPEPFTADVHEDLLGDLARIQKQNYPSDYDLHIDFSRTLKRLNDGHCVWVNNCYVTLFLNFLPTPLALLTEADGSQNVHIAPEAFTVASAEFPDQIDVWQNALPGPLKGKLSTLSGAKVLQINGQDPFVAVNANALITGSFQALGTRQNSFFSSYQRSTTGWNYVMGNFAQQSLPLSDSVTLTIVRVNHTLPEVVVLPYRARIGSATHNFTDTASWRANNCVAIDGTNGVDAYASSSTTNSVNTPLIKFQQQPPVPAAVSRKRAVNVMLDTSPPSDVVLPPGLQPSLPAINGSRSVSQFYMLKDGKTGVMALGSFSDSDFNTFLLGMLQGLLSLKSLGATQLIVDVSNNGGGFICAAHWLHRIIAGPKSTTIPQAGLDTKARDGPLAQLIVKQIVNANADPQDLLMYNPVNWANASNIFFAPGTDWLQPPVNTVINGRADAFSQRLGEECSPDSFPTAPPDQALFDPKKVVIVSNGRCASSCSLFSVTMNKKEGSKTVVLGGKKDVQQQYCGTVGGQSTDFSTMDTEVKTTHLKNNSLAPPDLLVNGVQGITWRLGFGVNDPTQPEEWQARPADLNLPITADIVNNPVAIWEIVAKKLLQ; from the exons ATGATATTCCTCCACAGACTTCGTGCATATCTGCTGTTGGCCAGTCTTATAGCTTCGGCCACTGCTACTACTGCTGCCCGGGATCCTTGTGCTGTTATTGGGGGTCAGAAATGGGTCGCTCCTAAGGACCTTCGAGCTTGCTTTACATCAGTCAAAGTAGACCCAGTGATAAAGGACAAT ATCATCCAAGTCATAAACAAAACACTTGGTTTCCACACATCAGTTAACTACGAATTCAAGGCTCCAGAACCATTCACTGCTGATGTTCACGAGGACCTCCTTGGAGATCTGGCGCGCATCCAGAAGCAAAACTATCCATCTGATTACGACCTTCATATCGATTTCTCGCGAACTCTGAAACGTTTGAACGATGGTCATTGTGTATGGGTTAATAACTGCTATGTAA CACTGTTTTTGAACTTTTTACCGACTCCTTTGGCCCTCTTGACCGAGGCTGACGGGTCACAGAATGTGCATATCGCACCGGAGGCCTTTACGGTTGCATCTGCTGAATTCCCAGATCAAATAGATGTGTGGCAAAATGCATTACCCGGTCCTTTGAAGGGAAAATTATCTACT CTTTCTGGGGCGAAAGTGTTGCAAATCAACGGACAAGACCCTTTCGTGGCAGTTAATGCCAACGCATTGATTACCGGAAGCTTTCAGGCTCTTGGAACGCGACAGAATTC ATTTTTCTCAAGTTATCAGCGAAGTACAACAGGATGGAATTATGTCATGGGGAATTTTGCGCAACAGTCTCTGCCGCTGAGCGATTCTGTTACTTTGACGATTGTGAGGGTCAACCATACTCTCCCAGAAGTGGTTGTG TTGCCATATAGGGCTCGCATAGGCTCTGCCACCCATAATTTCACTGACACGGCTTCATGGCGCGCTAACAACTGTGTCGCCATTGATGGTACGAACGGAGTAGACGCATACGCCTCGTCATCCACTACCAACTCCGTGAATACACCTTTGATCAAATTCCAACAACAACCGCCTGTGCCTGCTGCAGTCTCGCGCAAGCGCGCTGTGAATGTGATGCTCGACACTTCCCCACCATCCGACGTTGTCCTCCCTCCCGGTCTGCAGCCATCATTACCAGCTATTAATGGCAGCAGGAGTGTTTCACAGTTCTACATGCTGAAGGATGGCAAGACAGGTGTCATGGCTCTCGGCAGCTTCTCAGATTCGGATTTCAACACCTTTTTGCTAGGAATGCTCCAAGGACTGCTCTCCCTGAAGTCCTTAGGGGCAACACAATTGATCGTTGACGTT TCCAACAACGGAGGTGGATTTATCTGTGCAGCACAT TGGCTCCATCGTATA ATTGCAGGTCCCAAGTCAACGACTATCCCCCAGGCAGGGCTAGACACGAAAGCTAGAGACGGACCCCTAGCTCAGCTTATAGTCAAGCAAATCGTTAACGCCAACGCAGACCCCCAAGATCTCCTCATGTACAACCCTGTTAACTGGGCAAATGCCAGCAACATTTTCTTTGCTCCCGGGACTGACTGGTTGCAGCCTCCCGTCAATACAGTAATCAACGGCCGTGCTGATGCTTTTAGTCAACG CCTCGGAGAGGAGTGCTCCCCTGACAGTTTCCCTACTGCGCCACCAGATCAAGCATTGTTTGATCCCAAAAAGGTCGTCATTGTTTCGAACGGAAG ATGTGCTAGCTCGTGTTCCTTGTTTAGT GTCACCATGAACAAGAAAGAAGGATCAAAGACTGTCGTACTTGGAGGTAAAAAGGATGTCCAGCAGCAATACTGCGGCACTGTCGGCGGACAATCCACCGATTTCtcgacaatggacacagaagTTAAG ACTACCCATTTGAAGAACAACTCGTTGGCGCCACCAGACCT ACTTGTAAATGGAGTTCAAGGTATTACGTGGAGGCTAGGCTTTGGAGTAAATGACCCTACTCAACCAGAAG AATGGCAAGCACGACCTGCCGATTTGAACCTTCCGATTACGGCTGATAT CGTAAACAACCCCGTCGCGATCTGGGAAATCGTGGCGAAAAAGCTGTTGCAGTAA